The genomic segment ATTCCTAACCCAGTTGCTAATTTTGAtggattttgagaaaaaatgaaGGGAAAATAGTATGATTGTCAAGGTTGTGACTTTTATGGAAACTGGTATTGAGATTTTGATGTGGGCTGGTGCAGAATGATATTCGAAAGAACCCAACTTTCAGGACGCAATTCCATGAGATGTGTGCTAAAGTTGGAGTGGATCCACTGGCATCGAATAAAGGTTTTTGGGCAGAGCTGTTAGGGATCGGTGACTTCTATTATGAACTTGGTTAGTACTGTTTCTTTCTTGATTATAATGGTGCTGTCTGTATGAACAGATACATCTTCTATTATGAACTTGTGTTTGAGGTTTCGAGTGTCTTTGATGCAAGAAAAGAAGGTGTATCGGTTGCTTACAAGAATGTTATACATGCATTCTAAGAACATTTATTTGCAGTTTGTATTGGAATCATTTGACATGTTTGCAAGAATACATCACCTAAAAGGctatttaactaaaattaattactttgttttgtaATAAGACCGTTGGTGGGTCTCAAATTGAGCTCTGATTTAATTATTGAGGATCGAAACCTTATGGCTTTAAATTCAAAGATCTTTGGGGGATTACCAGTTAGAATGTTGTATTTCGAAAAAGTACAGTTTAATTTTTCTGATGGTGAATCATATAATCTTTGGTGCATTATGTGATTCTTTGTTCTTGAGGTATTAGGTTGTGACTTGGAAATCTTTTTGTTCCTCTAGTTCCTGCATTCCACTTTCAAGTCTAATCTTTTCAGCGTATAGCATGTTATTCAATAGTGCTCTAAAatttcattaatgataaatatctACTTGGCTCCAGGAGTGCAAATTGTAGAGATATGCTTGGCAACAAGACCTCACAATGGAGGTTTGATCAACCTGCAAGAACTCTGTGCTCTGCTTCGGCAGAAACGAAAAAGTGATCGTGAAGCTGTGTCAGAGGATGACTGTTTGCGTGCTATAAGTAAGCTGAAGGTTTGTATTAAGGAGCTTTTGTGGTATGTGTTCTATTGATACTAGCTCTGTTTGAGAAACAAGATGCAAATGCAAGGTGAAGTTTTTCTACTGTTTAGTGGGGGCAACAGAACATTTTTATGTGTATGGTGTTTGCAAATTAGTTTAGATGCATAATGCTTGCTGTAAGATAGATTAGTCTTTGCATTTGCTTTCACAGTGTTATATTTCAAGCATGCAATAGTGTTGTTCTCTATTTCATGATCAGCAATAGAGTTACATGTCTCAAGTTAGTTTCCTGGCAGCGTTTGTTAATTGACCGAGTGATACATTATTAACATCCAGAGCTTGAATCTTTTCAGATATTGGGCAGTGGTTTTGAGGTGATTTCTGTTGGGAAAAGAAAGCTTGTTCGGTCAGTTCCAACTGAGTTGAACAAAGACCATAATGAAATTCTGGAGCTGGCTCAGGTTTTTCTATTTTCCATATCTTAAAATATCATCTTCATCAAAGAACAAGTCTCTCATGTTGCATCATACTTCTTAATTCTATCAGGCTCAAGGTTTTGTGACTGTTGATGAGTTAGAGAGACGGCTTTCTTGGACATCTGGTCGTGCTACCGATGCCCTTGATACTTTATTAGATGTAAGTGTTTGTCACCAGTATTTTATTACACATAGTCCAATTTCTCATCTACCCCATTCTCACTTCTCAAACAATTGGATTCTTGGGGTTCTTAAATCCTTATTGGTGTATCAATGCAGGAAGGACTTGCTATGATCGACGATGGCCATAGAGATGGCAAACGCCGCTATTGGTTCCCCTGTGTATCTTCCATCTCCACTTCAGTGGTTTCTGATATTTAATACGTGGTTCTTTGTCTCTCCACGTCGTTTATAGCTGTACACTGACTTAAAAGTGCCATAGGCATTTGATTTTTCTCCTCCTTATTTGTTGTGTTGGAGGAGCTATGAAAGTTTCAAATacaattttgagtttttgacaGAAATTAATGTATGCTGTTCCCCTTCCCTGCTTGCCTTCCTCCTCTCGGCCAAATGCATTTAACAAAATTCTTTTCTGCCAGATATGGATGAGATTGACTGCTTCTGGTAAATCTTTCAAAGCTCCTCTCTCTAATAATGGCAATGTACAGAGGGCATGGTTGCTTATGCTCATTTTTAATCAAGGAGTAAACAAAAttctattcataaaaaaattaagagatgaatGAGATTGATGGCCACGGGTCTGTGGTCCCAATTATAATTCTTAGAGAAATTAACTATAAATTGTATACTGAGATTATCGAAACATGCAAGGAATTACAGAAAACAATCTTATGACTGAGTGTGCCTCTTAAATTTTGCTAAAAATTTCAATGCATTTACAACACATCTTGAATTCGAACCAAAACATATGTGCTTGACAGAATTATTGGACTGCAACCTGAGAAGCGGTCTCAGTCTCTTCAGTCCAGTCAGTGGTAGGTTCACTCCAGGACCTTGGTCTTACCCCAAGCTTAAAATACAAGGCCATCTCTAATGCCTCAAAAACCTTATTCTTATCCAAGAATTCATTCCAAACTCCACTCACTATGCAATAATTGTTGTTATATGGTTGCCGATGATGAGCACCATGTTGTGACCTTGACACAAGCAATCCAACATCCTGCAATGCTACTACTATGGGGGGTAACTTGCTCTTTGTGCCATGAGCCCACGCGTGAAATTGCTGGCTAAACATGATACAACCGGAGCACACACCAACAAGGGCATTTACAGTGGGATCATTACAAACCAAGTCTACAGGAAGCACAAAGAATGCTACTGTTCGTGCAAGAGCATGCAAGTTATTAGCAAACTGACGCCTAGTTATTGTCCATGGCCACTTATGATGACCTTGAAATGCTTCAATTTGATTGCCAAAAATCGGTGTTGATCCATCACCATAGTTGTCAATACCCCAATGGTAAACCCCAGATCCAAGGTCAGCTAAAATGTACCCAATATAGCCTGCTAACATGGGCTCAAGCCAGATATGAGAATGACCTGCACCGGCAATGGCCTTAGCTAGAGAAACCAGCACCGTGGTGCACCCGGTTGCTACCCATGTTCGGTGAGACCAAGTTGACTGCAAGCTTGGGTCATTGAGCACGGGAGGGGTGCTAATAGAGGTGACTAGGTTTGGTGGGGTTACAAACTGTGGCTCAAAGGTTAACTGGTTAGGGCTTGGCTTAGGCTTGGTAGGGGTGGTAGTGGCTGAGCAGATGATACGCTTGCGGTGCCATGGATTATGGGCTGGGGACCTTGTGAGGTAGTGGTTGTGCTGGGGAAGGATAGACATCAAGGGTGGCTAAGAGAAACCAACACCAGCATGGCTTGAAAGGCGATATATACGAGCTCAAAACATGAAACTAGTGGCCCTAAATCATGCTGGTGGTCTTGTGGAGATATTTGAAAGACTTCAATGTTATGGTCTGCACATAGGATTCGTGGGGTTATGGAAGTCGCAAGTTCCTTGCTTTGAATTTTGCATCACATACGCTATTTGCTAGAGTCTTTGCCTcgacatttttaatatttagcttgTTCTTAACACTTTATGTTGCCTTGGCAAAGAATTTGACACATAACAAGCGATGAAATACATGGTGGAAGACAAAGGGTTAGCTTATTGGAGTACAAAACCCCTTAGAGACCATACAATTTGGTCTCATATATAGTGGTCCACATGCCAAAGATTTTTGAGTTAATTGGATTGCTTTCAAAGCTTGTTTAGTATTAtggtaacaattattttttaaaatattttttaatattaacaaatcaaaacaatataaaaatacatataaaaaaatagatttaaaaaaaaacataaaaataaacgaaTTTATGCCAAAGTGGACAAACAAATTGAGTGGACAGTTTTTTAAGATGGTTATCTTTCGATGCTCAAGGTTGTGACCAAATGGCTCTCTCCATCTTTTTGTCTGGTGATGGACTTGGTGAGGGAAACTTTTCTACAGATGGGGATAGAAAAGGAGTGGTGTTCTAATAATATAGCCATTGATAGTGAAAATTGCTGTGGAATATTCAAGTCCTGAAGCATCTACAAGATGCCCATTTGACATCggcaaaatattaaatatgtatGAGTGATATGAATATAATGGAGTTAATAGCATTTTcaagtttctaatttttttcagtaatcttaatttggatttctttatttttattgtttgagtACGTgaatttccaatttttttaattaaaaatatttttattaagttcagtctattttattttgacataTTCATTAAATTAACACCTGAATGATTCTAATAAAatctcaataatttattttaaaaaaaaaattaatttgttaataattgATGTTTCCACTAGTTGACATCCTTTTACAAGATAAAAGTTATTTGGAGTATCAATCCAATTTTTTGGAATTGGTGGGTTACAAACAGCAAatagagaaggaaagaaacaaaatataaactatatatatatgttgctgCAAACAAGAAACAAGAATCAGAGTGGCGCAGCGGAAGCGTGGTGGGCCCATAACCCACAGGTCCCTGGATCGAAACCAGGCTCTGATAGAAGAGTAGCTTCTACCTTCCCACTcgctagttttttatttaatcgctctcctgtattattttttattaaaaaactgtTAGGACTTTGAAGGAAGGCTTCTCCATGAGGATGGTTAAAACTTTTACTGATATTAATTTGTTACTAATGATGATGTTCCCAGAAAGgcacaaggaaaccagcgttgAAGCCACCAAATTCTCTTGGCCCTGCGGACTGCATGGGATTTTGATGAAATTTTCCATGAAATCGAGGCATGCCAAAGCAAGGCGTCGGTGTTACTCGATGGTTGCAAGCTTGCCAAGAAGTCATTGCACCCACTTGAGATAGAAGCTGGCTGGGAAGATAAACGCGAATTAATGGCAGATGACAAGTCAAGCGTGGGTGGAGATGTTAACTTGTGCAGCGGTTTCATTGTGGATTGAAAGACCATGCTCAAACACTCATCTGAGGAGTGGAGCTAATCGAGTGTATAATTTTCCATAAACATTGCAAAAGTTATAATTTTCTgtatttcaaattgaaaaactgATCAAAATTGTTCTACAGCCCTCGTACATCAGTGTATCAGCAAAACCAAAGGTTAATTTGAGAACTATAAATCAAAGGCACCTATGTCTTTCAATCCTCAAGAGCGCCCTTCGTGTATCTCAGCCACTACACTACTCGGCAGAAACAATATTTCAGTTCAATCTACAGTTACTAAGCAATCAATTCTTGTACTGGGAAAATGAATTCTATTCCCTGCCTATGCTGATATCCCTGTGGCTTCTTTTGGTATCAAAAATAGAAGAGCGGGCCTAACTGTGGCATGAACCTGCATAATATGGCGCGAAATGTGAGGAAACAAAAGTTACTCGTTTGGTTTGGAACATTCAAGGATTATGGACAGATGCGTGATGTGTGAAGAATTATATATGAGCACAAATTTGCGCGCGCGTGCATCCATAAATGCATGAACATCTTGAGGTACATgtagatgatttctttttttctttttcttatggGACTTGCAGATGATTTCTGGATCTGGAATCCAAAATCAAGCCTCTTTTTTCTTCGTTCTGAGTGGAATACAAGCATTaacttcaaaatatatcaatagaAAAGCTAGGgaattagaaaaacattattgcACTTGAATTGATTAATAGCATCAGCAAGGGCAGATCCAGAGATGACCAAGATCTTGTCTGAAATTCTGCAGGCAAGATTCACTCGAGACACTAAAATTATATCTAGGAGGGTCAACAAAGACAACCCAATGTGAGCCCACCTGCATAAGAAGCATTGAGCAAATTAACTTGAAGAAGAACCATATTTGTTGAAAAATGTATTTTACGCTGCTAAGTACTAACAGGAGAATCTTCCGTAGTTTCATGGTCTTTAATTAGCGATTGTACGCAATGGTTCCTAGCATGAGGCCTAACCATCCAACAACAGTGCAGTCCCCAAAAAGGATGCATCCAAGTTCAAGACCTCTGTCTGGTAATAGAACATGACTGTTGAGAGGTTTGGAACTGTAACCTGTGCTAGGAAAAACCAAGTCATTGGTCTGGTCTTCCAAAGATCAAAGTAAGATCAAAAGCGAATAAGAATAAACTAATATCAAGTAGAGTATATAAAGGAAACAAATCCAGCATAGCAGCTGAATTGACACGAAGGACATTAAACAGCATTTACACCCATAAAagtggaaaagaaaacaatctgaACACAAAAATCAAGCACCCATTCTGCAGATTATTCTAAAGGAAGACATACTGATATATAAACATCAAATTCTATAAAATCATACACCTGATAATTATAATAGGTTTTGGTAGTTACCTCAAAATTACTGGCTGCCTAAAAGAACGTAACAAGCTATAAGTAGCTGTTTTCAGAGAGCGGAACCACCGTGATATTAAGGAAACACCCTTCTCAGGAATCTGGGATTTAGTACTCTTATCTAGCCCTcgttttttcccttcttttggctcttctttcttcttgaaGTAGTTGTATTGGACCTCTTAAACAAGATACTATCTTCGTCTGAAATACTACCATTCCCATTGACAGGATGGGAGTTGCTTGAATTGGCAGACTCGGGATAAAATTTACTATCTGCAGAATTCTCCCCAACCAAACCACATGATAATAACTGTATGGCTGGCAGTACAGAAAAACGAAGGAAAATCTTATCTATTGGTAAGTTGTTCAATGCATGTCCTCATAACAAACTGCCCCAGATTCCACCCAAAGCCATTGACAGCCAAGATATGGACTGCAGATCTCCAGCAAACGTAGCCCTGTTTAATGGCATCTGTAAGCTCTTATATAAACACGAAAACGTAGCCCTCAGCAATCATTGCATCAACCACAACATCTGCCATAGCAGAGCCCAGGTTCTGCACTGTCAAGACGATCGTGAGATGCCATTGGGAACTCCTCAAGGTTAAATTTAGGCCTAGAATAGGCCAGGGCAGAAGAGAGAGCAGGGATGCAATTACTAGGTATGGTATCCTTCTCCTTACCTTAATTGGGATGCAGTCAGACAAAATTCTGCAAGCAAGATGCAAATTTAAGTTTCCAAGAATAGACACAAAAATAATGTATTCCATCAATAAAGAAATTCCACATAAGCACTAAATTGTAATTTGTAATGCATATACAATCCCTGTTTTGGGTTTCACATACCATTTTGGATGTTTAAAACAGCAGTATAACGGAGTTGCCAAAACTGCTATTCCATTAGGAAATTACCACTCCTCTACAAAACAGCAGATACTTTCTCTATAAAATCAGTATTTCAATGCAAACAGTTTCTTATCTCCCTTTGTTCTTGAGGTTGCCCCACAGATCTATCAAGAAAATTGAACAGAGCAATTCCGCATGTAAGAACttgctttttcttattttgttcatttcttaagagcaaaaaccaggagaaatgttgctttaaaaaagcaataaagCTAACTTCAAAATGCCAACCAAGCTACAAGCCAACAACATTCTCAAAAAATCAGCAAAAGAGCAATAAATTCCTTAACAACATCACTGCCATCTAAATTTCTAAAACGACAAAATCACCCCTAGGAaactcaaaaataaacaaacccacaaaaacaacaaagttacAGACTTTAACATCCCCTCTTTCTTCTCATCAAAGGATAAAACAAcccatttcacaaaaaaaaggcCAAAAGATCAACTTCctatataattaatcaaatttgatccaaTAAAGCTCATGCATTCATCACAGAGGCCAAAAAGAAACGATAAAGAAACCTGAGTGAAATAAATCTAACAGATAAGCCATAAAAATGAAGCCCCAAGTGCCTTCTGCTTTACCCATTCTAATCATCTTtgaaatccaaatccaaaaacCTCTCTAATTTTCACCGAATCTTCACTTTCTTCATTTGATACCCTTCTCTCCTGCTCTTTCTGTTTCAGGATTCAACCGTCTATTACAAGTTTCTCTTTTATTGACATTAATGCCCacgttcttttctctttctggAACATAATACGATGCTAAGACAGGTCTTTTCGTCATTCATTGACAAACATCTGCCAAactataattacaataataatgtAGCTAATTCAAAAAGAATACAGCAATGAAACTCGCGATAGCAGCGaacaacaaaatatttctatcataaaaacaaaaaataaaaaacacatttttatcaTTCCCCAGCAACAATCTAATTAACTTTATCTAAGTACACTcgtaaacaaaaacaatttcatcCAATTACATTAATAAACAAGCTATTTGgacctaaaacaaaaaaaaacaaaaggattcaTCAACCATCACCACCAACCATGTACACTCATAAACAAATCAGTAATCATTCAATGATTAAAATGAAACAATTTTTAACACAAAGCATCATTATAAACACCAACCTACTAAGTAATCACTCACCCCTACGAAATCCATGAACGAATTAAACTTTTACatctaaaaaaaagcaaaaaaataaaagccaatttcaaaaattaaactaaaaaacacattaatctaagatacaaaacaaaataagagaGATTAAAGAGGAACCTTCTGAAACATGGTCTTTAGGTCCAATAAAAGAATCATCACAAACATCACAAACAACTCTTCCATGGATTTCACTTATCAAGCTTTGACACTAGAAGCAAAGATTGTTGACTATAGATTTAAAAAGGAAACTTACTTGTTATGTGAGAATTTATTTTCCTGTTCTTGAATCAATTACTTCAGTGTCACTTTAATTACTAGAATCAAAGTGATAATTTACAGTATGAATATCTTTGTAAATCTTATCAGGTTAATGCAAAGAGTCTAACatggaaaaagagaaaaaaagaactatattatttcaacaatgaaaaaacttttttttttcatatgagttatgtccttatatatataagttgagGAAGCGGTTACTTCCTTTAGTAACTCCTCTAATGACTTGGACCAGGTCCATCCCTCATAGGTGGACCATGCATAACCCAATAACTAGCATCTCTCACTCGCTCTTAAAGGACTAAATCTATCTAATACATTATATTTCAAACTTGGACAAGAATTTCATACTTGATGAACAGACTGTGCGACCTAACGCACACAGTGAAAGGAGCTCCAATATATAAACTTAATACAGGCCAtatagaagacatcaatctCATAATTGATTATTCCTTAAGATGTACTAATATACcccaaatatttttagttacacataactaaatataatttaatcccTCAAGAATTTCATACTCAATTCATCCTTACAATTACAAGTAttctaaatcatattaaatttattcaagTAATATGATCTCAACCGGTGAATACAAGTAATAGGTGtagaactaaattttttttaaaaaaaaactcatatcaaTCAGATCTGAATTAACTTGTTTTtctaagagtattttttttatgtcgaATCATTCCATGACCATAGAATATACTCCTAAAGTAGCGATCATTTATACATCATCTCATGATACAGTTAAAAGTTACAAGGATCTTATACATGATCTCCAAGACTCGTATAATAAAGAAGTAgggattcatttttttattcatgtaataGTCGTCAGCACATGTAGTATGAAATATATGTTATAGTGGagcttattctttttttttaaagataaatagtGTATGTTAATGCTCTCCTTGTTAGAGAACATACATCATACGAGTCTTAGTCTTGTCGCAAAAAATATAGACTTCAAATTAGAATTCTCATTTGCTCATTGTCATTATTGGGAGATGAATAATTTTATACTTGGCTTTAATCATAATAGACACATGAATGGTGGGAATtcatttatgtctttttttttatttaagaacctCATCTTAATCCCAACCAAGGTGACATTTTAATAATTACTTTGAGTTAAAATTGCTCTCACTGCTCCTAAATTGCTTATTGGGCATGAAAACTCAATTAGTCTCATCTCTACTCACCTTATAAGTGCTAGAAGTCATTGCTCATGTGAGTGGGTCAATCTAAGTCTATCGATATACTTTAACAAATTGTATTATACAATACTCAATATattccataaaataaataatgaataaaatgatattctaatggcatttatttattacttaatCACTGTAAACCTTCGTATGATCCTTAAAACTACTTATATTACTAAATACATTCTACATAGGTCAAGGGATCTCACATGTCTAACAAATGCATCATTTTCTATTGGTTTTGTGATTGATATGCAACCATAGAATTTGTAGAAACTAGTTATATTACTAATTACATTCTACATAGACCAAAGGATCTCACTTGTCTAACAAATGCATTCCTTGCTATTGGTTTTGTGAGTGGATTTGTAACCATAGAATTTGTAGAAATGTGTTTTAGGATCATGTCATGTTCAGTAATTGCTTT from the Populus nigra chromosome 1, ddPopNigr1.1, whole genome shotgun sequence genome contains:
- the LOC133684658 gene encoding vacuolar protein sorting-associated protein 22 homolog 1, whose protein sequence is MRRRPGIGGLQTAAAARDQYRLLGENVAKLRTDLMKEQLATFRSQLEDFARKHKNDIRKNPTFRTQFHEMCAKVGVDPLASNKGFWAELLGIGDFYYELGVQIVEICLATRPHNGGLINLQELCALLRQKRKSDREAVSEDDCLRAISKLKILGSGFEVISVGKRKLVRSVPTELNKDHNEILELAQAQGFVTVDELERRLSWTSGRATDALDTLLDEGLAMIDDGHRDGKRRYWFPCVSSISTSVVSDI
- the LOC133684498 gene encoding fatty acid desaturase 4, chloroplastic, with the protein product MSILPQHNHYLTRSPAHNPWHRKRIICSATTTPTKPKPSPNQLTFEPQFVTPPNLVTSISTPPVLNDPSLQSTWSHRTWVATGCTTVLVSLAKAIAGAGHSHIWLEPMLAGYIGYILADLGSGVYHWGIDNYGDGSTPIFGNQIEAFQGHHKWPWTITRRQFANNLHALARTVAFFVLPVDLVCNDPTVNALVGVCSGCIMFSQQFHAWAHGTKSKLPPIVVALQDVGLLVSRSQHGAHHRQPYNNNYCIVSGVWNEFLDKNKVFEALEMALYFKLGVRPRSWSEPTTDWTEETETASQVAVQ